A window of Phycisphaerales bacterium contains these coding sequences:
- a CDS encoding ABC transporter permease: MIDRLFELLTRLNLLQQSLRFKIVATALGLVAVTIIAILAARTDLAWMPETLSSNLVSSAVIGALAVVGVIWLGRTLSAAAIGVVALPFWFVFRMLGMELWAQIALGIGSLSILFVLLLQVARLMLAAPIGPLAVARLVLDEAVRMKLALVFIVLLIIYIPFLATQLDTHERLQYRVQTFLSYGTGVSYALLAVMTVFLSTATVAFEQRDKQIFQIVSKPLSRFKYLIGKWIGVAVLNGLLLLMTGGAIFWFTQYLRTQPAMDSFDEMAVTEQVLTSRIGVRPTVPDFREEAKARAAQRADEDPELKDNPTAIANLANEMLSELQSQMLSIPPGEYREYLFENVTPISRSFKTTVHFDGEPIVVPSRIQSPFDLMVRSEDGETFYVPQTPSQPGQFQLGFAEDATLIRFIPPDSQQTFPNPLREGQTVRIEYYPENALTLRYKLNSGQDMPDVSVPITIWLEGNVIMPQEAVLVQTQNVMIPAGFVSDDHTLSVRIANGNMNTGQVYGETITIPWDGLEIMYKVDTFEANYFRAMLIIWLKLGFLAMLGIAAATFASFPVACLLAFTIFFGAESAPFLAASLENFDKVDPVTKERYYFNTVIWQIASAMQWLLRQYGSVRPTQNLIEGRHVSWTVVSQTFVWITVLWTGLTAFVGWVIFRARQLAIYSGHA, from the coding sequence ATGATCGACCGTCTCTTCGAGTTGCTTACTCGCCTGAATCTGCTCCAGCAGAGCCTGCGGTTCAAAATTGTCGCGACCGCGCTTGGCCTGGTGGCGGTAACGATTATCGCCATCTTGGCCGCGCGCACCGATCTCGCCTGGATGCCCGAGACGCTTTCGAGCAACTTGGTGAGCAGCGCCGTCATCGGCGCGCTGGCGGTGGTCGGTGTCATCTGGCTGGGCCGCACGCTTTCGGCTGCGGCCATCGGCGTCGTCGCCCTGCCGTTCTGGTTCGTCTTTCGAATGCTCGGCATGGAACTCTGGGCCCAGATTGCGCTGGGCATCGGCTCGCTGAGCATTCTCTTCGTGCTGCTGCTCCAGGTTGCCCGGCTCATGCTCGCGGCCCCGATCGGCCCGCTGGCGGTCGCGCGGCTTGTGCTCGATGAAGCCGTGCGCATGAAACTCGCGCTGGTCTTCATCGTCCTGCTCATCATCTACATTCCCTTCCTCGCCACCCAGCTCGACACGCACGAGCGCCTGCAGTACCGCGTGCAGACGTTTCTCAGTTACGGCACGGGTGTGAGTTACGCGCTGCTGGCGGTCATGACCGTCTTCCTCTCCACCGCGACCGTCGCATTCGAGCAGCGCGACAAGCAGATCTTTCAGATCGTCAGCAAGCCGCTGAGCCGCTTCAAATACCTCATCGGCAAGTGGATCGGCGTCGCGGTGCTCAACGGCCTGCTGCTGCTCATGACCGGAGGCGCCATCTTCTGGTTCACCCAGTACCTGCGCACGCAGCCGGCCATGGACAGCTTCGACGAGATGGCCGTCACCGAGCAGGTGCTCACCTCGCGCATCGGCGTGCGACCGACCGTGCCGGATTTTCGCGAAGAAGCCAAGGCGCGAGCGGCCCAGCGGGCGGATGAGGATCCCGAACTCAAGGACAATCCCACCGCCATCGCCAATCTCGCCAATGAGATGCTCAGCGAACTCCAGTCGCAGATGCTCTCGATTCCGCCCGGCGAATACCGCGAGTACCTCTTCGAAAACGTCACGCCGATTTCTCGGAGCTTCAAGACCACCGTTCACTTCGACGGCGAGCCGATCGTGGTGCCCTCGCGCATCCAGTCGCCGTTTGACTTGATGGTCAGGAGCGAAGACGGCGAGACCTTTTACGTTCCCCAGACGCCGTCCCAGCCGGGCCAGTTTCAGCTCGGCTTCGCGGAAGACGCGACGCTCATTCGCTTCATCCCTCCCGATTCGCAGCAGACGTTTCCGAATCCGCTGCGCGAGGGTCAGACGGTGCGCATCGAGTACTACCCGGAGAACGCGCTGACGCTTCGCTACAAGCTGAACTCCGGCCAGGACATGCCCGATGTCTCGGTGCCGATCACGATCTGGCTGGAAGGCAACGTCATCATGCCGCAGGAAGCGGTGCTCGTGCAGACGCAGAACGTGATGATCCCCGCAGGATTCGTAAGTGACGATCACACGCTCAGCGTGCGCATCGCCAACGGCAACATGAACACGGGGCAGGTGTACGGCGAGACGATCACCATCCCGTGGGACGGCCTCGAGATCATGTACAAAGTGGACACGTTCGAGGCGAACTACTTCCGCGCCATGCTCATCATCTGGCTCAAACTCGGCTTCCTCGCCATGCTCGGAATTGCGGCAGCCACGTTTGCGAGTTTCCCGGTCGCGTGCCTGCTGGCGTTTACGATCTTCTTTGGCGCCGAGTCGGCGCCGTTCCTGGCCGCGTCGCTGGAGAACTTTGACAAGGTCGATCCCGTAACCAAAGAGCGGTACTACTTCAACACGGTCATCTGGCAGATCGCCTCGGCGATGCAGTGGCTGCTGCGGCAATACGGCAGCGTCCGGCCGACGCAGAACCTTATCGAGGGCCGCCATGTCTCGTGGACGGTGGTGTCGCAGACCTTTGTCTGGATCACCGTGCTGTGGACCGGCCTCACCGCCTTCGTGGGATGGGTGATCTTCCGGGCTCGGCAACTGGCCATCTACTCGGGGCACGCATGA
- the preA gene encoding NAD-dependent dihydropyrimidine dehydrogenase subunit PreA: MPDLSVCINGMRFPNPFVIASGPPGTNANVIGRAYDEGWGGVVCKTVCLDAESIINVSPRYAHLRAADSDEIMGWENIELISDRPFETWLDEFRRIKDLYPQRPLIASVMEECARDRWVEIIQRCDEMGVDGFELNLSCPHGLPERHMGQAMGQDPEIVREVCQWARSATRKPIWAKMTPNITSIVEPARAALEAGCDGITAINTILCVMGVDLETLRPLPTVEGYSEAGGYSSKAIRPIALRMVMETARLVAADFPAATVSAAGGVESGDDAVQFILLGAGTVQVCTGVMKFGYRMIRPMLDDLRAFMDQHGFETVDEFRGRSLPYFTTHADLVSRQAAARAARGGEGQPAETGGRDDRWQADRLVEQSRALSSQEPDPALTRGPSQ; encoded by the coding sequence ATGCCCGATCTGAGCGTCTGTATCAATGGCATGCGGTTCCCGAACCCTTTTGTGATCGCCTCTGGCCCGCCGGGGACGAACGCCAACGTCATCGGCCGCGCCTACGACGAAGGCTGGGGCGGCGTGGTGTGCAAAACCGTCTGCCTCGACGCCGAGTCGATCATCAACGTCAGCCCGCGCTACGCGCACCTGCGCGCTGCGGATTCCGATGAGATCATGGGCTGGGAGAATATCGAACTCATCAGCGACCGGCCCTTCGAAACCTGGCTCGACGAGTTCAGGCGCATCAAGGATCTTTATCCGCAGCGCCCGCTCATCGCTTCGGTGATGGAAGAGTGCGCGCGCGACCGCTGGGTCGAGATTATCCAGCGCTGCGACGAGATGGGTGTGGATGGCTTTGAACTCAACCTCTCGTGCCCACACGGCCTGCCCGAGCGGCACATGGGCCAGGCGATGGGCCAGGACCCGGAGATTGTGCGGGAGGTGTGCCAGTGGGCCCGCAGCGCCACGCGCAAGCCCATCTGGGCCAAGATGACGCCCAACATCACGAGCATCGTCGAGCCGGCCCGCGCGGCTCTGGAGGCAGGATGCGACGGCATCACCGCCATCAACACCATCCTTTGCGTCATGGGCGTCGACCTGGAGACGCTTCGTCCCCTCCCCACCGTGGAGGGATATTCGGAGGCCGGCGGGTACTCGTCCAAGGCCATCCGGCCCATTGCGCTGCGCATGGTGATGGAGACCGCCCGGCTGGTCGCCGCTGATTTCCCCGCGGCGACGGTCAGCGCCGCGGGCGGCGTCGAGAGCGGCGATGACGCGGTGCAGTTCATCCTCCTCGGCGCCGGGACGGTGCAGGTGTGCACGGGCGTGATGAAGTTCGGCTATCGCATGATCCGGCCGATGCTCGACGACCTGCGGGCCTTCATGGACCAGCATGGATTTGAGACCGTGGATGAGTTCCGCGGCCGGAGCCTGCCCTACTTTACCACCCACGCCGATCTCGTCTCGCGCCAGGCGGCGGCCCGCGCGGCCCGGGGGGGCGAGGGGCAGCCGGCCGAGACCGGGGGTCGCGACGACCGCTGGCAGGCGGACCGCCTCGTGGAGCAGTCCCGGGCTCTCTCGTCGCAGGAGCCCGACCCGGCACTGACCCGCGGCCCCTCCCAATAA